In Mytilus edulis chromosome 6, xbMytEdul2.2, whole genome shotgun sequence, the following proteins share a genomic window:
- the LOC139528342 gene encoding tolloid-like protein 2 gives MNFANLVSGFCIICGISLQVTDSKFSRNSTLDNYLQHKLQSITRWLDSRKDSTIFDYIYQVNYGMGLNLFQGDIKGYNPRHRTAVRDQTYLWNTRVIPYSFDPSFAPDARQDVLKAISQYHDKTCLRFIPRTDQYDYIVFKHISGCYSNIGRQGGPQDISLMSPCLRMGTAIHEMMHALGFWHEQSRPDRDSWVKVIFANIEKGKAFNFDKLSVDEVDTLGVQYDYGSIMHYSKYSFSKNGNPTIQPIRNTNAEIGQRDGLSDLDIKRINTLYRCDISIPGQFLPTTSKPTLQPQTQPLATHPTTKQPTPPLPTKTTTQKPTTPLPTKPSTQQPTPPLPSKPTTQQQTQPTQTKLTTESKTPPTLQKTPTPQPTMKPTQQPPSPTTEKTTLVPTLQPTLSPTPRPTPGQIGWSSWSFYTPCDLQCQRKRYRFCFNLNSKYCPGANSQTAICGKPCKPASYLGCWKINLGNLSIPSIEGKYPDLTDNYQARTAAVRKCADVASVKGYTVFALFDFGMCLTGPNAVKAFSQYGPSTDCGYRGKGGSTGISVYSFQKDIDGQYGLWTDWGQCTRTCGGGEQYRYRQCNNPPPIGEGAPCKGPGQQLRPCNNELCSTDAKCGVKYYMGMPGTSGKIHLSNYDNYMTCDYKIETVDANTTISLAFSRIDIEYSRGCLYDILTIYDGPDQLSTPIGEFCGSNRPIPFESSSNSLYLLFQSDATGTAGGYTIEYTINSRTRKACTQIQQPAHSVAIGTSNFVGDNVVFVCDPGYRMLGTSAVTCVDQKGFAVWSDRTPFCIRRFKRSAYMPVIEYCNFEGNLCGFQNGEDDDLDWDVERTLNLENKQEFYLKTTSAKTQAPGDKGKIRSKGYESSGETCVHFSYRLLGNDNTLIKLYIEDNHKEQQILLWTGTANEYELWTEHKTFVFINNEFRIVFEYIVGETVYSSAEIDNITVKEGPC, from the exons ATGAACTTTGCAAATTTAGTATCTGGATTCTGCATTATTTGTGGAATATCATTGcag GTCACAGATTCCAAATTCTCAAGAAATTCAACATTag ATAACTACCTGCAACATAAACTACAGTCAATAACAAGATGGCTTGATAGTAGGAAAGATTCCACTATATTCGATTATATTTATCAAGTTAATTATG GAATGGGCTTAAATCTTTTTCAAGGTGATATAAAAGGATATAATCCACGA CACAGAACAGCTGTTAGAGATCAAACATATCTGTGGAATACTCGCGTTATACCGTACTCATTCGATCCGTCTTTTG CTCCTGATGCAAGACAAGATGTTCTCAAAGCAATATCGCAATATCATGACAAAACTTGTCTCAGATTTATACCAAGGACAGATCAGTATGATTACATTGTATTCAAACATATATCTGG TTGTTATTCAAATATTGGAAGACAGGGAGGACCACAAGATATATCATTAATGAGTCCTTGTTTAAGGATGGGCACTGCAATTCATGAAATGATGCACGCATTAGGATTTTGGCATGAACAAAGTAGACCTGATCGGGACTCCTGGGTGAAAGTCATTTTTGCAAATATAGAAAAAG GGAAAGCAtttaactttgacaaactatCAGTAGACGAAGTTGATACTCTTGGTGTGCAATACGACTACGGAAGTATAATGCATTACTCAAAATACTCATTCAGTAAAAATGGAAATCCAACTATACAGCCCATCAGAAATACTAATGCTGAGATTGGACAACGAGATGGACTTAGTGATCTAGATATAAAGAGGATCAACACTCTTTATCGATGTG ATATAAGTATACCTGGCCAGTTTCTTCCAACTACCTCAAAACCAACATTACAACCTCAGACGCAACCGTTAGCAACTCACCCAACCACCAAACAACCGACACCGCCATTACCAACTAAGACAACTACTCAAAAACCGACAACACCGTTACCAACCAAACCATCTACACAACAGCCGACACCACCATTACCAAGCAAGCCAACTACTCAACAACAAACACAACCAACACAAACCAAACTAACAACTGAATCAAAAACACCACCAACATTACAAAAAACACCAACGCCTCAACCGACGATGAAACCAACACAACAGCCTCCATCACCAACAACTGAGAAAACAACATTGGTGCCTACACTACAACCAACACTATCTCCAACACCAAGACCGACACCAGGACAGATAGGATGGTCTTCTTGGTCTTTTTATACACCATGTGATCTGCAGTGTCAACGTAAAAGATATAGATTCTGTTTCAATTTGAACAGCAAATACTGTCCTGGAGCTAATTCTCAGACTGCTATATGTGGAAAACCTTGCAAAC cGGCATCATACTTAGGATGCTGGAAAATTAACTTGGGTAATTTATCAATCCCGTCCATCGAGGGTAAATACCCTGATCTTACAGATAACTACCAAGCCCGGACAGCAGCTGTTCGGAAGTGTGCTGATGTAGCGTCTGTTAAAGGATATACAGTATTTGCATTGTTTGACTTCGGAATGTGTTTGACCGGGCCTAATGCTGTTAAGGCATTTAGCCAATATGGTCCTTCTACAGACTGTGGCTACAGAGGAAAAGGTGGATCCACTGGAATTAGTGTGTACTCTTTTCAAAAAG ATATTGATGGTCAGTACGGTCTGTGGACAGATTGGGGACAATGCACCAGGACATGTGGTGGTGGTGAACAATATCGTTATAGACAGTGTAATAATCCTCCTCCAATAGGTGAAGGAGCACCCTGTAAAGGACCAGGCCAACAACTCCGACCTTGCAACAACGAGCTTTGCAGTA CTGATGCTAAATGTGGCGTTAAGTATTACATGGGCATGCCAGGAACAAGCGGCAAAATCCACCTATCGAATTACGACAACTACATGACATGTGACTACAAAATAGAGACAGTGGACGCTAATACCACCATTTCATTGGCCTTTTCAAGAATTGATATTGAATATAGTCGAGGATGCTTATATGATATACTAACT ATATACGATGGACCAGATCAGTTGTCAACACCAATAGGAGAATTTTGTGGAAGCAATCGACCCATTCCATTTGAATCATCGTCTAACTCCTTATATTTACTATTTCAATCTGATGCGACTGGAACCGCTGGCGGATATACAATTGAGTACACAATCAACAGCCGAACAC GAAAAGCCTGTACACAGATACAACAACCAGCACACTCTGTGGCGATAGGAACATCTAATTTTGTCGGTGACAATGTAGTATTCGTGTGTGACCCCGGATACAGAATGCTCGGGACGTCGGCAGTAACATGTGTTGACCAAAAAGGATTTGCGGTGTGGTCTGACAGAACACCATTTTGCATTAGAAGATTTAAACGCAGTGCAT ATATGCCAGTGATAGAATACTGTAACTTCGAAGGAAACTTGTGTGGATTCCAAAATGGGGAAGATGATGACTTGGATTGGGATGTTGAACGAACTTTGAACTTGGAAAATAAACAAG AGTTTTATTTAAAGACAACATCAGCTAAAACACAGGCGCCAGGAGACAAAGGAAAAATTCGATCAAAAGGTTATGAAAGTTCAGGCGAAACATGCGTTCATTTTTCATACAGATTATTAGGAAATGATAACACTCTCATCAAACTTTATATAGAAGATAACCATAAAGAGCAACAGATACTGCTTTGGACAGGAACTGCAAATGAATATGAATTATGGACAGAGCATAAAacttttgtctttataaataatGAGTTTAGG ATTGTATTTGAATACATCGTTGGTGAAACAGTTTACAGTTCAGCAGAAATTGACAATATAACAGTGAAAGAAGGGCCATGTTGA